From the genome of Acipenser ruthenus chromosome 14, fAciRut3.2 maternal haplotype, whole genome shotgun sequence, one region includes:
- the LOC117419738 gene encoding kinesin-like protein KIFC3 — translation MGSAASVSETTVPDSSNMGSSNQQGTTDEEIEEMLKSTLNTNNETQDVNLKTPERKPKKRRQAPEEDKAIETIEQLLKDTLNTKKQTQDEHSFAEVQETYPIPVIEPVEVSMAFDTFLHVDGSLYTCFTENGIMMYFNDTKGIVPFPEDWYSQGRFINGNNEVSSKPLSSESKQMIPSLVEDERTGGLYIPGRGMVMTYMFEDRVNICKYFHSDSGTWLVLPLQWEMNIDFIKRRVWQVKEALPGLVDYKEITAALRQCKYDADAVISIFLSIFGDSLLKAPEGMENFRDTNYFRDYLQKEQAIEDLKQQLKMKCNEVENLLLRNKCLQKVNDHMSEMIHPLTQRLAELEIDQEESHAKIKAMYNQRHKTLHGKVIIKKAGSFIEPEILLEVSKITRALNISNKELSSTLKIRFSEMEFLMKRLLNPVFKLMEAALSSAQELEDMRSLYKKEALARKMLYNRLQEMCGNVRVFCRCKGYSPTTSCIILPSDEELVLMYKGSKKKFAFDKVYSPRSTQEEVFEGIRPIIASCVDGYNICILAYGQTGSGKTYTMMGSEDNPGVSIRSIRELLHLCNERPMITYKLKISMLEIYNEKLYDLFSKIPKSSLEIRNQGKTVVVTDLTEFEIKTEEDIKSITHLGEKNRRVASTKMNISSSRSHLVLILRVDGTDKVSGVKSHGTLTLCDLAGSERISRTEALGQRLVEAAAINTSLTSLSQVFKAIKGNALHVPFRNSKLTHLLQPGLSGDAKACVFLNISLDVPNYEETITTLQFGSSVRQVALGKATQHVTHNTEVKSDN, via the exons ATGGGAAGTGCGGCTTCAGTAAGTGAGACCACAGTTCCAGACAGTTCTAACATGGGTAGCTCCAACCAACAGGGAACAACAGACGAAGAAATAGAAGAAATGTTAAAAAGTACCCTTAACACCAACAACGAAACACAGGAT gtaaatcTGAAGACACCTGAACGCAAACCGAAAAAAAGGAGGCAGGCACCTGAGGAAGACAAGGCCATTGAAACAATAgaacaattgttaaaagatacgttaaacactaaaaaacaaACCCAGGAT GAGCACTCTTTTGCAGAAGTTCAGGAGACCTACCCAATCCCAGTCATAGAACCAGTAGAGGTGTCAATGGCATTTGACACTTTTCTCCATGTAGACGGAAGCCTTTATACTTGTTTTACTGAAAATGGAATCATGATGTACTTTAATGATACTAAG GGAATTGTACCTTTTCCTGAGGACTGGTATAGCCAAGGAAGATTCATTAATGGAAATAATGAG GTGTCAAGTAAACCTCTCAGCTCAGAAAGTAAACAAATGATCCCAAGTCTTGTGGAAGATGAACGTACTGGTGGGCTTTACATACCAGGAAGAGGAATGGTCATGACCTACATGTTTGAg GACAGAGTAAACATTTGTAAATACTTTCATTCTGACTCTGGAACGTGGCTGGTGTTGCCATTGCAGTGGGAAATGAACATAGATTTCATCAAAAGAAGAGTTTGGCAAGTCaag GAAGCTCTTCCTGGTCTGGTGGACTATAAAGAAATAACTGCAGCGCTTAGACAATGCAAGTATGATGCTGATGCAgtcatttctatttttttgtcaATCTTCGGAGACAGCCTTTTGAAAGCACCAGAAGGGATGGAGAATTTCAGAGACACTAACTACTTTCG ggattATCTACAAAAGGAACAGGCTATTGAAGACCTGAAACAGcaattgaaaatgaaatgcaatgaagTAGAAAACTTACTCTTGAGAAATAAATGCCTTCAGAAAGTGAACGACCACATGTCAGAAATGATCCACCCTTTAACCCAAAGACTTGCTGAGCTGGAGATTGACCAGGAGGAATCCCATGCCAAAATAAAAGCTATGTATAACCAGAGACACAAGACATTGCATGGGAAGGTGATCATAAAAAAAGCTGGGTCATTTATTGAGCCTGAAATACTGCTAGAGGTCAGCAAAATAACCAGGGCCTTGAACATTTCCAACAAAGAGCTGAGCTCCACTTTGAAGATTAGGTTTTCTGAAATGGAGTTCCTGATGAAGCGACTGTTGAACCCAGTGTTTAAACTGATGGAAGCTGCATTAAGTTCAGCCCAAGAGCTTGAGGATATGCGCTCTCTATACAAGAAGGAGGCTTTGGCAAGAAAGATGCTTTACAACAGGCTGCAGGAGATGTGTGGGAATGTCCGTGTGTTCTGTCGCTGCAAGGGGTACTCACCCACCACCAGCTGCATTATCCTTCCATCAGATGAAGAGCTTGTACTAATGTATAAAGGCAGCAAGAAGAAGTTTGCCTTTGATAAAGTGTATTCTCCAAGATCTACTCAG GAAGAAGTGTTTGAAGGAATACGTCCCATTATCGCTTCCTGTGTTGATGGATATAACATCTGCATACTGGCATATGGTCAGACGGGATCTGGAAAGACTTATACAATGATGGGTTCTGAAGATAACCCTGGAGTAAGCATCag GTCAATCAGGGAACTTTTACATTTATGCAATGAGAGACCCATGATCACATACAAACTTaag ATCTCCATGCTGGAAATTTACAATGAAAAACTTTATGACCTTTTTTCAAAAATCCCAAAAAGTAGTTTGGAAATAAGGAACCAGGGAAAAACAGTTGTAGTTACTGATTTGAcagaatttgaaataaaaacagaggAAGACATTAAAAGCATCACACACCTTGGAGAAAAAAATAGGAGAGTTGCTTCTACAAAAATGAACATATCAAG CTCTCGTTCTCACCTTGTGCTCATACTGAGAGTGGATGGAACTGACAAAGTGTCTGGAGTCAAGTCCCATGGTACGCTAACACTGTGTGACTTAGCCGGCTCTGAGCGTATCTCCAGAACTGAAGCTTTGGGACAGAGGCTTGTGGAAGCAGCAGCTATTAACACATCTTTGACTTCTCTGAGTCAG GTTTTCAAAGCTATAAAAGGAAATGCCCTTCATGTGCCTTTTAGAAATTCTAAACTCACACACCTGCTTCAACCTGGCCTCAGTGGAGATGCCAAG GCCTGCGTGTTTCTAAACATCAGCCTAGATGTGCCAAATTATGAAGAGACTATAACCACCCTTCAGTTTGGTTCATCAGTTCGACAGGTAGCACTGGGTAAAGCTACGCAACatgtaacacacaacacagaagtAAAGTCTGATAATTAA